A stretch of the Bombus affinis isolate iyBomAffi1 unplaced genomic scaffold, iyBomAffi1.2 ctg00000080.1, whole genome shotgun sequence genome encodes the following:
- the LOC126927211 gene encoding CREB-binding protein-like — protein sequence MARERHYEFFSLRRAKFSSMSMLYELHNQGQDKFVYTCNNCKSHVETRYHCTVCDDFDLCISCKEKDGHPHHMEKLGLDLDDGSSPADAKQANPQEARKLSIQRCIQSLVHACQCRDANCRLTSCQKMKRVVTHTKVCKRKTNGGCPICKQLIALCCYHAKHCQETKCLVPFCSNIKHKLKQQQLQQWLQQAQLLRRRMAAMNSRPTGPVGAMQSGQQSSNVTMTTGVAMKPGVSPTNLSSPHQPGIGLKPETQTPPAHVLQVVKQVQEEAARQQVPHGYGKVTPGGGVGAGVGVGGQTGGVMPPPPMQRPMPVQMPNPGGTHLIPMDQWTARYQPSALMQQNPGLRQQTPQQLMQQQQQHQGLPAIAMGGQMPRQAGVLGGPVNQVGPQTQSNMHKHVLQQLMQTLKNPHTPEQQNQILQILKSNPPIMAAFIKQRALALNQQQSGQYGGGVGGPLGPNQPQQQPALQHIMSQQQQQHHHHHHQQQQQQQGRMQIQAMLNQQQQQQQQQQQPVQQQPPQWYKQQMLVLQRHQHPSQQQQHPQQQQQQQQQQQQQFTQPPAPPYGQQRHIRPPLLGYGGFSEQGYGQPGLKPTPPPVPSPQGVMGPPGISVQQQLMQSVRSPPPIRSPQPNPSPRPVPSPRNQPVPSPRSGPVPSPHHHPPHGTPTHSPAHELGGPSEMMLSQLSGGTGAPTGHPGTMPHHPSPVPPPTSGTDSSEVTPMTPQDQLSKFVEGL from the exons ATGGCTAGAGAAAGACATTATGAATTCTTTTCCTTAAGGCGCGCGAAATTTAGTTCTATGTCTATGCTATACGAATTGCACAATCAAGGTCAAGACAAGTTTGTCTATACTTGCAATAATTGTAAGAGCCATGTAGAAACAAGATATCATTGTACGGTTTGTGAT GATTTTGATCTGTGTATAAGCTGTAAAGAAAAAGACGGTCATCCTCATCATATGGAAAAACTTGGTTTAGATTTGGATGATGGTTCATCGCCGGCCGATGCTAAACAAGCTAATCCacag gAGGCGCGTAAACTTTCAATTCAAAGATGTATTCAATCGTTGGTGCACGCGTGCCAATGTAGAGATGCTAACTGTCGTTTAACAAGTTGTCAAAAGATGAAGAGAGTAGTAACGCATACTAAAGTTTGCAAACGAAAAACGAACGGTGGCTGTCCAATCTGTAAACAATTAATAGCGTTGTGCTGTTATCATGCTAAACACTGCCAAGAGACTAAATGTCTTGTTCCATTCTGTTCGAACATCAAACATAAGCTGAAACAACAACAGCTTCAACAGTGGCTACAGCAAGCGCAGTTGTTAAG GAGACGAATGGCTGCAATGAATAGCAGACCCACAGGTCCAGTGGGAGCGATGCAATCCGGACAACAGAGTTCAAATGTTACTATGACCACAGGTGTTGCTATGAAACCAGGTGTCAGTCCTACCAATTTATCTTCGCCACATCAACCTGGAATAGGATTGAAACCTGAAACTCAAACGCCACCTGCTCACGTTCTCCAAGTTGTTAAGCAAGTACAAGAAGAAGCTGCACGGCAACAAGTACCGCATGGTTATGGTAAAGTAACGCCAGGTGGTGGAGTTGGTGCTGGAGTTGGCGTAGGAGGACAAACAGGTGGCGTAATGCCACCACCTCCTATGCAACGTCCAATGCCTGTACAAATGCCAAATCCTGGCGGTACACATCTTATTCCAATGGATCAATGGACAGCAAG GTATCAGCCAAGTGCACTGATGCAACAGAATCCTGGTTTGAGACAGCAAACGCCGCAACAGTTaatgcaacagcagcaacaacatcaAGGGCTGCCAGCAATAGCTATGGGAGGACAGATGCCTAGGCAAGCTGGAGTTCTCGGTGGTCCGGTTAATCAAGTTGGTCCTCAAACTCAAAGCAACATGCACAAGCATGTATTGCAGCAACTTATGCAAACTCTAAAGAATCCCCATACTCCTGAACAACAAAACCAAATACTTCAAATACTCAAAAGCAATCCACCGATTATGGCTGCTTTTATCAAACAACGG gcaCTCGCTCTAAATCAACAACAAAGTGGTCAATACGGTGGAGGAGTGGGCGGACCTTTGGGTCCTAATCAGCCGCAGCAACAACCTGCTCTGCAGCATATAATGtctcagcagcagcagcagcaccaccaccaccaccaccaacaacaacaacaacagcaaggcAGAATGCAAATACAGGCAATGCTAaatcaacagcagcaacaacagcagcaacagcagcaacctgTTCAACAGCAACCACCACAATGGTATAAACAGCAAATGCTAGTATTGCAAAGGCACCAGCACCCgtcgcagcagcaacaacacccgcagcagcagcaacagcagcagcaacaacaacaacaacaatttaCACAACCACCAGCACCGCCTTACGGTCAACAGCGACATATAAGGCCGCCCCTTCTCg GTTATGGTGGCTTTAGCGAACAAGGATACGGTCAACCTGGCTTAAAACCAACACCACCTCCGGTACCTTCTCCGCAAGGTGTGATGGGGCCTCCAGGGATTTCTGTACAGCAACAATTAATGCAGTCCGTTCGATCTCCACCGCCAATTCGTTCTCCTCAACCAAATCCTTCCCCACGACCGGTTCCTTCTCCACGTAATCAGCCAGTTCCTTCTCCTCGATCAGGGCCGGTGCCATCGCCTCATCACCATCCACCTCATGGTACACCAACACATTCACCGGCTCATGAACTCGGTGGGCCAAGTGAAATGATGCTTTCGCAGCTGAGTGGTGGAACTGGTGCACCGACTGGTCACCCGGGTACCATGCCACATCATCCATCTCCAGTTCCACCACCCACTAGTGGCACAGACTCGAGTGAAGTGACGCCCATGACGCCACAAGATCAACTTTCAAAATTTGTCGAAGGATTGTAG